From a single Capsicum annuum cultivar UCD-10X-F1 chromosome 12, UCD10Xv1.1, whole genome shotgun sequence genomic region:
- the LOC107849786 gene encoding cytochrome P450 94C1-like yields MESQVYPLLQYFQVSIGLFFFSFAIGFSVFSVLLFFLRHKFWSWCTCDICQCYLTCSWRKEFTNLGDWYAHRLRNSPSQTIQIHVLDNIITANPRNVEYMLKTNFLNYPKGKPFSMILGDLLGDGIFNVDGDLWNFQRKMASLELGSMSIRSYAFNNVKNEIKFRLIPLLSSFVSSQQQDFGRTTLDLQDVFRRFSFDNICKFSFGLDPGCLELSLPLSHFAHSFDLATKLSAERAMVASPLIWKVKRLLDIGTEKKLREAIENIDVLAREVIGQKRKLGYSNHQDLLSRFMGMVDNEVYLRDIVISFILAGRDTVASGLTSIFWLLTSHPDVELRIREETSRVMQQDQEFLKFEQINEMHYLNAVIHESMRLYPPVQFDSKFASGDDVLPDGIFVGKGARVTYHVYAMGRMENIWGKDCMEFKPERWLKNGTFCQQSPFKYPIFQGGIRVCLGKELALMEIKCVVVSMLQHFDIQAVAARGDLRFDPGLTATVRGGLLAVVKLRRRH; encoded by the coding sequence ATGGAGTCTCAAGTATACcctttgttgcaatattttcaaGTGTCCATTggcttatttttcttctcttttgccatTGGCTTCTCTGTTTTCTCTGTTTTGCTTTTCTTCTTAAGACATAAGTTTTGGTCATGGTGCACTTGTGACATTTGCCAATGTTATCTAACTTGTAGTTGGAGAAAAGAATTTACTAATCTTGGTGATTGGTATGCTCATCGTCTCCGAAATTCGCCATCACAAACGATACAAATCCATGTTCTTGACAACATAATCACAGCCAATCCAAGAAATGTGGAGTACATGCTCAAAACCAACTTCTTGAATTACCCTAAAGGGAAGCCTTTCTCAATGATTCTTGGTGATCTTTTAGGTGATGGAATTTTCAATGTTGATGGAGATTTATGGAATTTCCAAAGGAAAATGGCTAGTCTTGAACTTGGTAGTATGTCTATTAGATCTTATGCATTTAACAATGTGAAAAATGAGATCAAATTTAGGCTTATCCCACTTTTATCCTCTTTTGTATCATCTCAACAACAAGATTTTGGACGGACAACTTTGGATTTACAAGATGTTTTTAGAAGATTTTCTTTTGATAACATATGTAAATTCTCTTTTGGTTTAGACCCTGGTTGTCTAGAACTATCCCTTCCTCTTTCACATTTCGCGCATTCGTTTGATTTGGCTACAAAATTGTCAGCAGAGAGGGCAATGGTAGCATCACCATTGATTTGGAAGGTGAAAAGGCTACTGGACATTGGAACAGAAAAGAAATTAAGGGAGGCCATTGAAAATATTGATGTTCTTGCTAGGGAAGTCATAGGGCAAAAAAGAAAATTAGGCTATTCAAATCATCAAGATCTTTTATCAAGATTTATGGGCATGGTTGACAATGAAGTTTATTTAAGGGACATTGTCATAAGTTTTATCTTGGCAGGGCGTGACACCGTGGCATCAGGCCTAACTAGCATATTTTGGTTGCTAACGAGTCACCCTGACGTTGAATTAAGAATTCGCGAAGAAACGAGTCGTGTTATGCAACAAGATCAAGAGTTCTTGAAGTttgaacaaataaatgaaatgcaTTACTTGAACGCTGTGATTCATGAGAGCATGAGACTGTATCCACCAGTGCAATTTGATTCAAAATTTGCAAGTGGAGATGATGTTTTGCCAGATGGTATATTTGTGGGCAAAGGTGCTAGGGTGACATATCATGTGTATGCAATGGGGAGAATGGAAAATATATGGGGTAAAGATTGTATGGAGTTTAAGCCAGAACGTTGGTTGAAAAATGGTACATTTTGTCAACAAAGTCCTTTTAAATATCCTATTTTTCAAGGTGGAATTAGGGTGTGTCTAGGCAAGGAATTGGCATTAATGGAAATCAAGTGTGTAGTGGTTTCTATGTTGCAACACTTCGATATTCAGGCCGTGGCGGCCCGCGGTGATCTCCGGTTCGATCCGGGGTTGACGGCAACCGTGAGAGGCGGGCTTCTGGCGGTGGTTAAGTTGAGGAGACGTCATTAA